The Geoanaerobacter pelophilus genome includes a region encoding these proteins:
- a CDS encoding B12-binding domain-containing radical SAM protein yields the protein MKIRKIALITPPYHSGVVESAGTWLNVGFVYIAGSLRAAGYEVDYYDAMSLWHEWPDIRRRIEAFRPDVVATTAYTASVMDAIKLCGFAKEIDPRIVTVLGNVHATFMYEEVLKQHGTKVDYIVRGEGEETLPELLHCLNAGDDPAKVAGVVFQRAGEVCIAPQRPYIHDLDALPTAWDLVEWPIYRYRAKKDARLAIVSSSRGCQQQCSFCSQQLFWSRSWRARSPENFIAELELLHGQYGVEVAMLSDEIPTFDRVRWLKILDLMIERRVPVKLLLETRVDDILRDADIMDKYRIAGVEHIYVGVEAGSQETLDLFKKDTKVEQSKQAIDLINQADIVSETSFVLGMPDDTPESIAETVELAKHYNPDMGFFLAIAPWPYSELYPELEPHVATKDYRKYNLVEPVLKPRNMTLEQLEKELGRASQKFFMHKFQNLHTLSSWKQEFMLSVLDLLINHSYLADQMKAAMKEGKQMPEEVRNLIRSVKASGGAHSDVLAPIP from the coding sequence ATGAAGATCAGGAAAATTGCACTTATCACTCCTCCTTACCACTCCGGGGTGGTCGAATCGGCCGGCACCTGGCTCAATGTCGGTTTTGTCTACATTGCCGGCTCCCTGAGGGCTGCAGGCTATGAGGTGGACTATTACGACGCCATGTCACTCTGGCATGAATGGCCCGATATCCGTCGGAGGATCGAGGCGTTCCGGCCGGACGTTGTGGCAACTACCGCTTATACCGCTTCGGTCATGGACGCCATCAAACTCTGCGGTTTTGCCAAAGAGATCGATCCCCGTATTGTCACCGTCCTCGGTAATGTCCACGCAACGTTCATGTATGAAGAGGTGCTGAAACAGCATGGCACCAAGGTTGACTACATCGTGAGGGGCGAAGGAGAGGAGACCCTGCCCGAACTGTTGCACTGCCTGAATGCCGGCGATGATCCGGCAAAGGTTGCCGGTGTTGTCTTTCAACGTGCCGGCGAGGTTTGCATTGCCCCGCAACGGCCATATATCCATGATCTTGATGCACTCCCCACCGCGTGGGATCTTGTGGAATGGCCCATTTATCGCTACCGGGCCAAGAAAGATGCCCGGTTGGCAATTGTGTCGTCATCCCGCGGCTGCCAGCAGCAGTGCTCATTCTGTTCCCAGCAGCTCTTTTGGTCACGTTCCTGGCGTGCCCGTTCCCCGGAGAATTTCATTGCCGAACTGGAGCTGCTTCATGGCCAATATGGGGTGGAAGTGGCCATGCTGTCCGATGAGATTCCCACCTTTGATCGTGTCCGCTGGTTAAAGATCCTGGATCTGATGATCGAACGGCGGGTGCCGGTAAAACTGCTGCTTGAGACCAGGGTTGACGATATCCTGCGCGATGCCGACATCATGGATAAATACCGTATCGCCGGAGTCGAGCATATCTATGTCGGGGTAGAGGCCGGGAGCCAGGAGACGCTGGACTTGTTCAAGAAAGACACCAAGGTTGAGCAGTCCAAACAGGCCATAGACCTGATAAACCAGGCGGACATAGTCTCCGAGACCTCCTTTGTCCTTGGAATGCCGGACGACACCCCGGAGTCGATCGCCGAGACCGTGGAACTGGCAAAGCATTACAACCCTGACATGGGGTTCTTCCTGGCGATCGCCCCCTGGCCATATTCCGAGTTGTACCCGGAACTGGAGCCGCATGTCGCCACCAAGGACTACCGGAAATACAATCTGGTGGAGCCGGTGCTGAAGCCGCGGAATATGACTCTGGAACAGTTGGAGAAGGAGCTGGGGCGGGCGTCACAGAAATTTTTCATGCACAAGTTCCAGAACCTCCATACTCTGTCGTCCTGGAAGCAGGAGTTCATGCTGTCAGTTCTGGATCTGCTGATCAATCACTCGTACCTTGCCGATCAGATGAAGGCTGCCATGAAAGAGGGGAAACAGATGCCTGAAGAGGTCAGGAATCTTATCCGGTCGGTCAAGGCTTCAGGCGGAGCTCACTCGGACGTCCTGGCGCCTATTCCTTGA
- a CDS encoding cytochrome c biogenesis protein ResB gives MMTRGKRFFLSRTTILTLIVLVLAAVTVGALVPQAFITEKPQLDTWHSSHPALAPLAELLGLFHIYTTPGFALLLLLVSISLGLSTFEQGKSAWRRTFTAPSPTDAVGTYQLSLTTAAGILRKNGYRQLSATSHRFVKHPWGYWGAFSLHLGMLVCIAASLLITVTQQRGSIDLLQDETHLPGAPWLSEEMGLLAGTLILPESIRFDRLRLSYSRDSVSSVESDIFFGNDPATGAAAKTAINAPLYRNGLTIYQGNEYGQSFLVAIDPQSSTQPPVAYSIRFPARLVEAGYNEFKMPGDTRLLQVKYFPFAKGKPLKHEEMPLTLRLVENGRESARLTLRQGESGMLGGKEVRLLEVRDWTRLIFVRLYGIEGVFAGFLLIVLGAALIYCLPPREAWLEENEGKIRFSWRSARFAKLYREELEILTDSMEKER, from the coding sequence ATGATGACCCGCGGCAAAAGGTTTTTCCTCTCGCGCACGACTATCCTGACCCTTATTGTGCTGGTGCTAGCAGCCGTTACTGTCGGGGCTCTAGTTCCGCAGGCATTCATCACCGAAAAACCACAGCTCGACACATGGCACTCCAGCCACCCTGCCCTGGCTCCGCTTGCCGAGCTGCTGGGACTGTTCCATATCTATACGACTCCGGGGTTTGCCCTGCTGTTGCTCCTGGTCAGCATCTCTCTCGGACTCTCCACCTTTGAGCAGGGTAAGTCTGCCTGGAGAAGGACATTTACCGCTCCATCCCCTACTGATGCGGTCGGCACATATCAACTCTCCCTGACAACTGCTGCCGGAATCCTCAGAAAGAACGGTTATCGGCAACTATCAGCAACATCACACCGGTTTGTAAAACACCCCTGGGGCTACTGGGGCGCCTTTTCCCTGCATCTGGGGATGCTGGTCTGCATTGCCGCATCGCTGCTCATTACAGTTACCCAGCAACGTGGCAGTATCGACCTGTTGCAGGATGAAACCCACCTCCCCGGCGCACCCTGGCTGAGCGAGGAAATGGGGCTGCTGGCAGGCACGCTGATCCTCCCGGAGTCAATACGGTTCGACCGGCTGAGGCTCAGCTACAGCAGGGACAGCGTCAGCAGTGTGGAGTCGGATATCTTCTTCGGTAACGATCCGGCGACCGGCGCCGCCGCTAAGACGGCAATCAATGCCCCCCTTTACCGCAACGGCCTGACCATCTACCAGGGGAACGAGTACGGACAGTCGTTCCTTGTTGCCATAGACCCGCAGAGCAGCACTCAGCCTCCGGTAGCGTATTCGATACGCTTTCCTGCGCGGCTTGTCGAAGCAGGCTATAACGAGTTCAAGATGCCGGGAGATACCCGGTTGTTACAGGTGAAATATTTCCCGTTCGCCAAAGGGAAACCACTCAAGCACGAGGAAATGCCGTTGACGCTGCGTCTGGTGGAGAACGGCAGGGAAAGCGCCCGCTTGACCCTGCGCCAGGGCGAAAGTGGCATGCTTGGTGGCAAGGAGGTGAGACTCCTTGAGGTCCGTGACTGGACGCGGCTGATCTTCGTCAGGCTGTACGGTATCGAGGGGGTCTTTGCCGGTTTCCTGCTGATCGTCCTTGGGGCGGCCCTTATTTATTGCCTGCCGCCGCGTGAGGCCTGGCTGGAAGAGAACGAGGGGAAAATTCGCTTTTCCTGGCGTTCTGCGCGTTTTGCAAAACTGTACCGGGAGGAACTGGAAATTTTGACCGATAGTATGGAAAAAGAGAGGTAA
- a CDS encoding cytochrome c biogenesis protein codes for MDKQTAIYVTLNWIAVFLYVVATTANVAGIIFSKRTLEQRSYWPAAAALVVHGAAIGHWWRIVGHGPYMAPSEVLSSDAWVTMAAFMVFIRIYPRIRPASILVFPATFLMLALANMYNPGIRSLPTTFGSVWLIFHIAFYKIALATLVIAFAFSVFVLLKQRQCQAEWLNKLPDTNTVDLYAYRFAGFGFIFWAIAMLAGSIWAYRSWGRYWGWDPVETWSLLTWLLFGVYLHLRHFFRWDGQRAAWFYIACFLISLVSIFITSHMGSSIHAEYFK; via the coding sequence ATGGACAAGCAGACGGCAATATATGTAACACTAAACTGGATAGCGGTCTTTCTCTATGTTGTTGCAACAACTGCCAATGTTGCGGGGATTATCTTCAGCAAGCGGACGCTGGAGCAGAGAAGCTACTGGCCGGCTGCTGCTGCCCTTGTCGTGCACGGCGCCGCAATCGGTCATTGGTGGCGCATCGTCGGTCATGGCCCGTACATGGCTCCCAGCGAGGTGCTCTCATCGGATGCCTGGGTCACCATGGCGGCATTCATGGTTTTCATCCGGATCTACCCTAGAATCAGGCCTGCCAGCATCCTGGTGTTCCCGGCAACCTTCCTGATGCTGGCTCTGGCCAACATGTACAACCCCGGCATCAGATCGCTGCCCACCACTTTCGGCTCTGTTTGGCTGATCTTTCACATCGCCTTTTACAAGATCGCGCTGGCGACCCTGGTTATAGCTTTTGCCTTTTCCGTTTTTGTGCTGCTGAAGCAGCGGCAGTGCCAGGCGGAATGGCTCAACAAGCTGCCGGACACCAACACCGTGGACCTGTATGCTTACCGCTTTGCCGGGTTCGGCTTCATCTTCTGGGCAATAGCCATGCTGGCAGGTTCAATCTGGGCCTATCGTTCCTGGGGGAGATACTGGGGATGGGACCCGGTGGAGACCTGGTCATTGCTAACCTGGCTCCTCTTCGGGGTATATCTGCATCTGCGGCATTTCTTCAGATGGGATGGGCAACGGGCCGCATGGTTCTATATCGCCTGCTTCCTCATCTCGCTCGTATCGATCTTCATTACCTCGCACATGGGCAGCTCCATCCATGCGGAGTACTTCAAGTAG